A window of Sphingomonas astaxanthinifaciens DSM 22298 genomic DNA:
CCAGCTCGACCTCCTCGACGTCGAGCGGGTCGAGGTGCTGCGCGGGCCGCAGGGCACGCTCTACGGCAAGAACACCATCGGCGGCGCGATCAAGTTCGTCTCCCGTCGTCCGGGCCAGCAGGCCCGCGCCAACATCCAGGCGACCATCGGCAGCTATGGCGAGGTGACCCTGCGGGGGGCCGCCTCGGGTCCGATCACTTCGACCCTCGCGGCCGGAATTGCGGTCCAGCAGGGCTCCACCGATGGTTTCGTCAAGGACCGCGTCCTCGACCGTCGCTACAACAATCGCGACGGCAGGGGCGTCCGCGGCACCCTCGCCTTCACGCCGAGCGAGAAGGTCCGGATCGACCTGACGGGCGACTACAGCAAGGACGACGCGCGTCTCAACGTCGGCCGGCCGCTCAACAATCTCGTCAGCGCCTTCGGCGTGGTGCTTCCGGTCAGCGGGATCACCGGCTCCTATGACTGGACCGCGCGGACGACGGCGACCACGCCCAACTCGACCCGCCTCAAGCATCGCGGCCTCGCCGGCACGGTCGCGGTCGATCTCACCGACGCCCTGACCTTCAAGTCGATCACCGCCCAGCGCTGGCTCGACACCAAGGACTTCATCGATATCGACGCGACCGAATGGCAGGTCGGCGACGTCTATGTCGGGGTCGACCAGAAGCAGTTCAGCCAGGAATTCCAGCTCGCCTACAATGGCGGCCGGTTCAGCGGCGTCGCGGGCCTCTATTATCTGAAGGAGGACGTGGCCTCGCACCAGGAAGCCTATGCCAACGACTTCCTCCGCTTCAGCCTGCTGCTGCCGCCGATCACCTTCCTGCGCACGATCGACGACGACCTCACCACCAAGAGCTACGCCGCCTACGCCAACGGCAGCTACGAGATCGTCGACAATCTCCGCCTCTCGGCCGGCATCCGCTTCACCCGCGAGAGCAAGGATTATTACCGGCAGACCTCGACCTTCTCGTCGAGCCCGCTGTTCACCAGCCTGACCCCGTTCGTGTTCGACGTCTACGGCAAGTGGCACGACACCTCGCCAATGGTCAGCCTCGACTGGCAGGCCTCGCCCGCGACGCTCGTCTATGTCCGCGCCGCCAAGGGCTTCAAGTCGGGCGGCTTCAACGGCCGCGCCAACTCGGCCGCCGAGCGCACCGCCTACGACCCCGAGAAGGTCTGGTCCTACGAGGGCGGGGTGAAGACCCGCATCGGCAGCCAGCTGCGCTTCAATGCCGCGGTCTTCTGGAACGACTATAAGGACTTCCAGGCGCGCGTGACCGGGGTCGACGAGGACGCCTCCTTCCCGGGCCTGCCCGCGCCGCGCCTGTCGGTGCTCAACGCCGGCAAGCTCCGGATCAAGGGCGCCGAACTCGAAGCGACCTGGACTCCGGTCGAGCGGCTGCTGATCGACGCCCAGCTCGGCATCCTCGACGCCGACTACAAGAAATTCACCGACCTCCGTTTCCCGGGCGGCAGCCGCGCCTTCCAGGAGCCGGCCTTCGCGCCCAAGCGGACCTTCCGGATCGGCGCGCAATATGGCTTCGACTTGGGCTCGGCCGGCAGCATCACGCTCGGCGGCCAGTCGCGCTACCGCAGCCGGACCGCGCTGGCGGTCGACAGCACCTATGTCGTGGGCAATGTCGGGACCACCAACATCGTCCCCGGGCTCTTCCAGAAGGCCTATTGGCTCTACGACGCCCGCGTCGTTTGGGACGACCCGTCCAAGCGCTTCTCGGTCGGGGTCTATGGCAACAACCTGACCGACAAGGCCTACAAGACCGACGCGCAGGAATTCTCGAGCGTCGGCCAGATCCGCACCGTCTATTACGGCGCGCCGCGGACCTGGCAGCTCAAGCTCACCGCCCGTTACTAGTCGCATCGGCGGCACGGGACGCTTGGAACAGCGAGCGTCCCGTGCCACCACCTCCACCATGACCGCCGCAGCCCGCGCCGCCCCGCGCTCTCCGAACCTCGTCCTGTTCTTCCTGCTGCTGGCCTACATCCTCAATTTCCTCGACCGGCAGATCCTCGGCATCCTCGCCGCGCCGATCCAGGCCGACCTCAAGCTCACCGACAGCGAATTCGGCACCATCGCGGGGATCGCCTTCGCCATCCTCTATTCGGTGCTCGGCGTGCCGCTCGCGCTTCTGGCCGACCGGACCAGCCGCAGCTGGGTCGTCACCGCCAGCCTCACCGTGTGGAGCGGGTTCACCGCGCTCTGCGGCACCGCGACGGGCTTCTGGCAGCTGTTCCTCTACCGCCTCGGCGTCGGGATCGGCGAAGCGGGCGGCGTCGCCCCCTCCTACGCCATCATCAGCGACTATTTCCCGCCCGAACGCCGTGCCCGCGCGCTCGGCATCTATTCGCTCGGCGTTCCGCTGGGCCTAGGCGGTGGCACCATCATCGGTGCCTATCTCGCCGCCAATTTCAACTGGCAGACCGCCTTCTTCGTCATGGGCATGATCGGCCTCGTCCTCGCGCCGATCCTCAAATGGGTCGTGCGCGACCTGCCCAAGCCGGTCACGGCCACGCCCGCCGAACGCCCCCGCGCCGGCACCGTCTTCAAGACGCTCGCCGCCAAGCCGACCTTCTGGCTGCTCGCCTTTGCCGCCTCGATGAGCTCGCTGGTCGGCTACGGCCTCGCGCTCTGGACCCCGTCGATCCTCATCCGCAGCTTTGACCTCAGCCTGATCCAGTCGGGCCAGTTCATGAGCTCGCTCCTGCTCATCGGCGGGACCGCGGGCGTGTTCGCGGGCGGTGTCCTCGCCGACAGGCTCGGTCACCTCGACCGCAAATGGTATGCGCTGCTGCCCGCGATCGCCTGGCTGGTCACCGCACCCTTCTTCCTGTTCGGCTTTCTCAGCCCGAATCTCGCGGTCGCCTGGCCGCTGCTGCTGATCCCCAATGCGCTCAATATCCTCTGGCTCGGCCCCATCACGACCGCGGTCCAGCATCTCGTCGCGCCGGCCCAGCGCGCCACGGCGGCGGGCTTCTTCCTCCTGATCAACAATCTCATCGGACTGGGCGTGGGCCCCAAGCTGATCGGCGCCATCTCGACCCATCTGAAGACCAGCTACGGCGCCGAATCGCTGCGCTACGCCGCCATGGGCGTGCTCGGCTTCTACCTCGTCGCCGCGCTTCTCGCTTGGATCGCAAGCCGGCGGATGGATCGTGACTGGATCGAGGAAGATCGTTCCGCCTGAGCGCGGAAATCTGCCATTCACCTTCGGGCGACGAAGCGACTGTAACGCTTGGTGAATTCAGGAACGAACCGCGTCGGCGGGCCGTTCAACGCTCCCGAAAGGAGCTCTCCGATGAGAAAGAGCATGATTCTGGCTGGCGCCGCGGCGCTGGCAATCACTGGTCCCGCCATGGCGCAGGGCAAGGGCCACGGCGGCCCGCACGGCGGCGGCGGCGGTGGTCCCGCCAAGATGGAGCGCGGTGGCGGCGGTGGCGGCCCCAAGATGCAGCGCGGCGGTGGCAACGGCGGCGGAATGGCGATGCGCGGCGGCGGTGGTTCGCAGCGCGCCGAACGCCAGGCGATGCGCGGTCCCGAGCGCGCGCCCAGGATGGAGCGCGGTTCAAAAATGGAGCGCGGTCCCAGGATGGAGCGCGGCCCGGTCCGCGAGGTCCGTCGCGACGCCATGCGTGGTCCCGAGCGCAAGCTCGAGCGCGGCAACGGCCGCCCGGTCGAACTTCGCCAGGCCGGACGCGAGCTTGAGCTACGCGGGTCCGACCGGCGGATTGCCGAGGTCGTCCGGGGCTCGCGTTTCTTTAGCAATCCGACCGTTTTCCAGTCGGTCCGCCAGACGGGCCTCGTCGACGGCTGCCCGCCGGGCCTCGCGGCCAAGAACAACGGCTGCCTGCCCCCGGGCCAGGCCCGCAAGCTGGTCGGCGCGGTCGCGCCGGTCGCACTCGGCTCGGCGCTGCTGCCGCCGCTCTACCGCAGCTGGTACCCGGACAATGACGATTATTACTACCGGACCGGGGACAATTACGTGTACCGGATCGACCGCGATCGTAATTATGTCGACGGCTACTGGCCGCTCTACAACGATTACACCGGCGCTTATTACGTCGGCGCGGCCTATCCGCAGGACTATCTCGGCTATTACAACGTGCCGACCCAGTACCAGCCCTGGTATGCCGACAATAGCGATTACTATTATCGCTACGGCGACGGCTCGATCTACCAGGTCGGTCGCAACGACGGCGTGATCGATGGGATCGTGTCGCTGCTGGCCGGCGGGTTCGGGATCGGCCAGCCGATGCCGGCGGGCTACGACGTCTATAACGTGCCCTACGCCTATCGCGATCGCTATGCGGACACGCCGGACGCCTGGTATCGCTACAACGACGGCTACATCTATCAGGTCGATCCGACCACGCGCCTCGTCCAGGCGATCGTGGAGACCCTCGTCTGATGCGCGGCGTCGTTCCCCTCGCAAGCCTCGCCCTGCTGCTCGCCGCCTGCGGGCAGCAGGGGGGCAACGGCAATGCCGCTCCCGCTGGCTCGACCGAAAGCAATCTCTCGACCGCGACCGCGGTGCCCAAGGATGACCTCGGGGCCCTGCTCGGATCGCAGCCGCGGCTGGCCGGGCTGATCAAGGCGGCCGGGATGGAGCCGATCCTCTCGGGCAAGGAGCCTTACACGCTCCTCGCGCCGACGGACCAGGCCCTCGACGCGCTTCCCGCCGGGACGCTCGAGCGGCTGCAGTCTCCTGCCGGCAAGGCCGAGCTCACCGGGCTGCTGCGCCATCATATCCTGCCGGGCACGATCCTCGTCGCCGACCTCGCGCGAGCGGTGGAGAGCGGCGGCGGCAAGGCCACCCTCGCGACCATGGCCGGCGACCCGCTCACCGTCACCAAGGAAGGCAATGTCTTCCGAATTGGTGACAGCGGCTCGGGCGGGGCGCGCTTCGTCGGCGACGAGCGTCCGGCCCGCAACGGCGTCATTCACCCGATCGACGCGGTGCTCCCGCTGCCCGCGGCGAAGTAACGTATCCAATTCGGAGGAGGCCGCGAAGACAACTTCGCGACCCTCCTCCGATGCGGACGTTTCACCGCTGGAACGAACGCAGCGGATCGGAAACCCTCCGGCAGCCGGATTGCTGGAGTGAACCGACATGTTTCGCGCCCTGCGCGCCGCCGCGACAACCGGCCTGCCCCTTCTCCTCGCTTCCGTCCTCACCCTTGCCCTGGCGCTGTCCGGGATCCTGCTGACCGCAGAGGGCGGACGGATCGCCATGCTGTGGCTCGCCAATGCCGCGCTCATTGCCCTGCTGCTGATGCGCCCCCGCCGCGAATGGGCGGGACTGATGACGGCGGGGGGCCTCGGCTACGTCGCGGCCAATCTCCTGTCGGGCGACGGCCTTCCGCTCGCCATCGGTCTTGCAGGCTGCAATCTCGTCGAGATCGCGATCGTCGCCTGGTCGTTCGTTCACTGGCACCGCGAGCCCGTGCCGATCGTGTCGGTCGCCCAGCTCGAAACCCTCGCGCTGCTGGCGATCAGCGCGCCCTTGGTGTCGACCGCGCTCGCCGGGCTCGTGCTTGCGCTGGCCGGGGCGGGCGCGAGCATCGCCGCGCTGTCGCACTGGTACGTCGCCGACATGCTGGGCATCATGATGCTGCTGCCGGTCGCGCTGTCCGTGGTCGCCCGCCAATCGCTTCCCGGCCCCGTCTCCGCGCGCGGCCGCGCCGGGCGGATCGAATTCGCCCTCCTGCTCGCCCTGATCGCGGTTACCGGGGCCTGGGTCTTCACGGCCAATGCCGAATTGCTGTTCCTGACGACTCCGGGGCTGGTCCTCGCGGGCCTTCGCTTACGTCTCCACCAGGCCACGCTCGCGGTCGCGCTCGCCTGCGCGATCGCGGGTGCCGCGACGCTTCTTGGCCATGGCCCGCTGAGCGCCTTGTCCGTGAGCGAGAGCTCGCGGATGTTCCTGTTGCAGGCCTATATGGCGACGGCGGTCATCCTCGTGCTCCCGATCGCGACCCTGAACGAGCAGCGTGGACGCACGGCCGCCACCCTGCGCCAGCGTGAGGAACATTACCGCCTGCTCGCCGACCAGAGCAGTGACCTCATCCTCCGCCTCGATGCGAGCGGTCACGCCCTGTTTGTCTCGGGCGCCTCGCGGCGCCTGCTCGGCCTCGAAGAGCAGGCCTTGCGCGGTCCCCTGCTGCTCGAACGGCTGTTTCCCGATGATCGCCAGCGCCTCCTCGCCGCCATCGGCCGGACAGTTCGTTACGGCCATGCGGTCGCCTGCGTCCGACTGCGCAACGCGCGTGGCGGCTATCGCTGGATGGAGGCGCACACCCGTTCGGGCTCTCTTCACCATGAGGAAAAGGCCGAGGCGCCGCTCCCGACCGGAGAGCCCGGTGTCCTGTCCCGCGACGAGCCGGCAATCATCGTCGCCACGCTGCGCGACATCCACGAGCGGCACAATGCCGAGCGGCAGGCGACCGCGAGCGCGGCGCGTATCCGGGAGGCCAATCACCTCCTGAGAATGGCCGAGGAACTCGCCTCGCTGGGCCATTGGGTGTTCGATGCCGACCGCCGCGAACTGCTCTTCTCCGAGGAAGCGGCGACCCTGCTCGGCTTCGCCCAGCTCACTGCCGATCCGGCCGAGGCCCTCGCCCAGGTGGCGCAAACCGACCGCCGGCTGCTCCTGCGCGCCCTCGCCAAGGCCCGGCGCCGCCTGACCCCAATCGAATGCGTCGTCCGCATGCGCTCCGAGGGCGCGCCGCGCACCTTCCAGCTGCGGATCCAGCGCAAGGACGAGGATGGCGACGGCAGCGGCCTGTTCGGGGTGGTCAGCGAAATCACCGACAAGCTTCGCGCCGAGCAGCAGCTGGTCGCCGCGTTGCACGAAGCCCGCTCGGCCGCCGCGTTCCGAAGCCAGTTCCTCGCGACGATGAGCCACGAGATCCGCACCCCCATGACGGGGGTGCTCGGCATGATCGAGCTTCTGGCGGGCGATCCCACGCCGAGCGAACGCGATCTCTACCTCGAGACGCTGCACCAATCGGCCGACCTGATGATGGCGGTGCTCAACGACATTCTGGACTTCAGCAAGGTCGATGCGGGACGCCTGACGATCGCCGAGGAGCCCTTCGAGATTGGTGCCACCTTGCTCAC
This region includes:
- a CDS encoding TonB-dependent receptor translates to MRASIIRSALFASAALFVAMPAAAQSAEQTNQEAAKQPPAPEATGAADNEGKDSGEGDIVVTARRVEENLQRVPASVSAFNERALDRLQATDTTGLQGAVPNLNIVQGRGSSNATNIFIRGIGQPDALQTFDPAVGVYVDDVYLSRIRGNQLDLLDVERVEVLRGPQGTLYGKNTIGGAIKFVSRRPGQQARANIQATIGSYGEVTLRGAASGPITSTLAAGIAVQQGSTDGFVKDRVLDRRYNNRDGRGVRGTLAFTPSEKVRIDLTGDYSKDDARLNVGRPLNNLVSAFGVVLPVSGITGSYDWTARTTATTPNSTRLKHRGLAGTVAVDLTDALTFKSITAQRWLDTKDFIDIDATEWQVGDVYVGVDQKQFSQEFQLAYNGGRFSGVAGLYYLKEDVASHQEAYANDFLRFSLLLPPITFLRTIDDDLTTKSYAAYANGSYEIVDNLRLSAGIRFTRESKDYYRQTSTFSSSPLFTSLTPFVFDVYGKWHDTSPMVSLDWQASPATLVYVRAAKGFKSGGFNGRANSAAERTAYDPEKVWSYEGGVKTRIGSQLRFNAAVFWNDYKDFQARVTGVDEDASFPGLPAPRLSVLNAGKLRIKGAELEATWTPVERLLIDAQLGILDADYKKFTDLRFPGGSRAFQEPAFAPKRTFRIGAQYGFDLGSAGSITLGGQSRYRSRTALAVDSTYVVGNVGTTNIVPGLFQKAYWLYDARVVWDDPSKRFSVGVYGNNLTDKAYKTDAQEFSSVGQIRTVYYGAPRTWQLKLTARY
- a CDS encoding spinster family MFS transporter, giving the protein MTAAARAAPRSPNLVLFFLLLAYILNFLDRQILGILAAPIQADLKLTDSEFGTIAGIAFAILYSVLGVPLALLADRTSRSWVVTASLTVWSGFTALCGTATGFWQLFLYRLGVGIGEAGGVAPSYAIISDYFPPERRARALGIYSLGVPLGLGGGTIIGAYLAANFNWQTAFFVMGMIGLVLAPILKWVVRDLPKPVTATPAERPRAGTVFKTLAAKPTFWLLAFAASMSSLVGYGLALWTPSILIRSFDLSLIQSGQFMSSLLLIGGTAGVFAGGVLADRLGHLDRKWYALLPAIAWLVTAPFFLFGFLSPNLAVAWPLLLIPNALNILWLGPITTAVQHLVAPAQRATAAGFFLLINNLIGLGVGPKLIGAISTHLKTSYGAESLRYAAMGVLGFYLVAALLAWIASRRMDRDWIEEDRSA
- a CDS encoding fasciclin domain-containing protein, whose amino-acid sequence is MRGVVPLASLALLLAACGQQGGNGNAAPAGSTESNLSTATAVPKDDLGALLGSQPRLAGLIKAAGMEPILSGKEPYTLLAPTDQALDALPAGTLERLQSPAGKAELTGLLRHHILPGTILVADLARAVESGGGKATLATMAGDPLTVTKEGNVFRIGDSGSGGARFVGDERPARNGVIHPIDAVLPLPAAK
- a CDS encoding ATP-binding protein: MFRALRAAATTGLPLLLASVLTLALALSGILLTAEGGRIAMLWLANAALIALLLMRPRREWAGLMTAGGLGYVAANLLSGDGLPLAIGLAGCNLVEIAIVAWSFVHWHREPVPIVSVAQLETLALLAISAPLVSTALAGLVLALAGAGASIAALSHWYVADMLGIMMLLPVALSVVARQSLPGPVSARGRAGRIEFALLLALIAVTGAWVFTANAELLFLTTPGLVLAGLRLRLHQATLAVALACAIAGAATLLGHGPLSALSVSESSRMFLLQAYMATAVILVLPIATLNEQRGRTAATLRQREEHYRLLADQSSDLILRLDASGHALFVSGASRRLLGLEEQALRGPLLLERLFPDDRQRLLAAIGRTVRYGHAVACVRLRNARGGYRWMEAHTRSGSLHHEEKAEAPLPTGEPGVLSRDEPAIIVATLRDIHERHNAERQATASAARIREANHLLRMAEELASLGHWVFDADRRELLFSEEAATLLGFAQLTADPAEALAQVAQTDRRLLLRALAKARRRLTPIECVVRMRSEGAPRTFQLRIQRKDEDGDGSGLFGVVSEITDKLRAEQQLVAALHEARSAAAFRSQFLATMSHEIRTPMTGVLGMIELLAGDPTPSERDLYLETLHQSADLMMAVLNDILDFSKVDAGRLTIAEEPFEIGATLLTTMRLFDHTASTRGLSLHFEGLPTEELWLRGDALRLRQVLSNLLSNAIKFSSEGTIRLRCAIEERGPAKRALRLSVSDQGIGIPPDLLERLFEPFVQGETPAAETGTGLGLAISGRLVAAMGGTITIESREGQGSTFTVAVTLPLAAPSLPAQTQETRDSARSLDILLAEDNPVNQLLVTALCKRLGHRLTAAGDGEMAVATAATRCFDLILMDMQMPRCDGLTAAERIRQGGGPSAQTPIIALTADAGAVSRPNFAHAGIDSVLTKPVDSRLLGATLADVASGRVRRGVPPRKLSVPTSLDGRALEEMRTLLGDARLDELLSLLAGELEQRPRMVREALADRDFERAAAEAHSLKGAAANLGAGQVAEAARLLEIAIAAAASGEARGVTPALRRLAGAVSKTQQALAAVPRSANVLAVEA